A section of the Synergistales bacterium genome encodes:
- a CDS encoding bifunctional enoyl-CoA hydratase/phosphate acetyltransferase, protein MSVGLSSLEPILESCSSGATMRIALAAAADGDALLALDEARERGIADATLVGDIEAIKRIAAGEGIDPDEFELLQADSPEDAAEKAVQLVSGGEADALMKGMVKTSTLLKAVLNKEWGLRTGKLLSHMFLMEVPAAGAVYGLTDGGQNMYPDLGTKAAITENAVRCFHALGVERPRVAALAAVETVNPDMPCTLDAAALAQMNRRGQLPDCLVDGPLALDNAVSLASARHKGIDSEVAGDADILLVPDIEAGNMMGKVILSMASGRGAGVLLGARKPVILTSRVDSEETKLASIATGAYLSREMMN, encoded by the coding sequence ATGTCCGTGGGACTGAGCAGTCTTGAACCGATCCTCGAATCCTGCAGCTCCGGAGCGACCATGCGGATCGCCCTCGCCGCCGCTGCCGACGGCGACGCCCTCCTCGCCCTGGATGAAGCGAGAGAGCGCGGCATAGCTGATGCAACCTTAGTCGGCGATATCGAGGCGATCAAACGGATAGCCGCAGGTGAGGGGATCGACCCCGACGAATTCGAGCTGCTGCAGGCGGATTCGCCCGAAGATGCGGCGGAAAAGGCAGTGCAGCTTGTTTCCGGGGGCGAAGCCGATGCACTGATGAAGGGAATGGTCAAGACATCCACACTCCTGAAGGCGGTGCTGAACAAGGAGTGGGGATTGCGTACCGGCAAGCTGCTGAGCCACATGTTCCTCATGGAGGTGCCCGCCGCCGGGGCGGTCTACGGGCTCACCGATGGCGGCCAGAACATGTACCCCGATCTCGGGACGAAGGCAGCCATTACGGAAAACGCCGTCCGTTGTTTCCATGCGCTGGGTGTGGAACGCCCCAGGGTGGCGGCACTGGCCGCCGTGGAGACAGTCAACCCCGACATGCCCTGCACGCTCGATGCTGCCGCCCTCGCGCAGATGAACCGCCGGGGGCAGCTCCCGGATTGCCTTGTCGACGGTCCCCTGGCGCTGGACAACGCCGTCAGCCTGGCCTCGGCCCGCCACAAGGGAATCGATTCGGAGGTCGCCGGCGATGCCGATATCCTGCTGGTTCCCGACATCGAAGCGGGAAACATGATGGGCAAGGTGATCCTCTCCATGGCCAGCGGACGGGGTGCCGGGGTGCTTCTGGGGGCGCGCAAGCCGGTGATCCTCACCAGCCGCGTGGACAGCGAGGAGACCAAGCTGGCTTCCATCGCGACGGGGGCCTATCTGTCGCGGGAGATGATGAACTGA
- a CDS encoding phosphate butyryltransferase produces MKQLRSLSELKDYAREIGPRTISVAQAADAEVLEAVEDARKEGIANAMLVGDPDKIAEAAREAGADLANYEVVEETGGEAAVALKAVELVSSGKADILMKGMIKTANFLRGILNKEKGLRTGSLISHVYIHDVEGYDRIFFVCDPAFTMYPDLGEKVKITNNTVDLAHAFGVECPKVAALAAVEVVNPDMPCTLDAAALSQMGRRKQIKGCTVDGPFALDNAISEESARHKGIESEVAGKADVLLVPDIEAGNMMSKAIIYFTRSKTAGLVLGAKAPVVLTSRSDSAETKLLSIASAVALAEHQK; encoded by the coding sequence ATGAAGCAGCTGCGTTCACTATCGGAACTCAAGGACTACGCCCGGGAGATCGGCCCGCGGACGATCAGCGTGGCCCAGGCGGCCGACGCGGAGGTACTCGAGGCGGTGGAGGATGCCCGCAAGGAGGGGATCGCCAACGCCATGCTGGTGGGCGATCCCGACAAGATCGCCGAGGCGGCCAGGGAGGCCGGCGCCGATCTCGCCAACTACGAGGTCGTCGAGGAGACCGGCGGCGAGGCCGCTGTGGCTCTGAAGGCCGTGGAGCTTGTCTCTTCCGGCAAGGCGGATATCCTCATGAAGGGGATGATCAAGACCGCCAACTTCCTCCGGGGGATCCTCAACAAGGAGAAGGGGCTGCGCACCGGTTCGCTGATCTCCCATGTCTATATCCACGATGTGGAGGGCTACGACCGGATCTTCTTTGTCTGCGACCCCGCCTTCACCATGTATCCCGATCTCGGCGAGAAGGTGAAGATCACCAACAATACCGTGGACCTGGCCCATGCCTTCGGCGTGGAGTGTCCCAAGGTAGCCGCTCTGGCCGCCGTGGAGGTGGTCAACCCCGACATGCCCTGCACGCTGGACGCCGCCGCCCTCTCCCAGATGGGCCGCCGGAAGCAGATCAAGGGCTGCACAGTCGACGGCCCCTTTGCGCTGGACAACGCCATCAGCGAGGAGTCGGCCCGCCACAAGGGCATCGAGTCCGAGGTGGCCGGAAAGGCCGATGTCCTCCTGGTTCCCGACATCGAGGCGGGGAACATGATGTCCAAGGCCATCATCTACTTCACCAGGAGCAAGACCGCCGGACTGGTCCTCGGTGCCAAGGCCCCGGTGGTGCTCACCAGCCGTTCCGATTCGGCGGAGACCAAGCTGCTTTCCATCGCCTCCGCGGTGGCCCTCGCCGAACACCAGAAGTAG